The genomic stretch ACCAGGGGCCGGGGCCGGTGAAGTGCCAGCCGCTGACCTTCTGGTCGCGGGCGCCGATGGCGATGTCGTCCTTCTTCAGCTGGTCCCGGCGGGCGCCCATGGTCTGCAGGAAGCTGTCCAGACCCGCGGCGTTGGTGCTGAACTGCACATAGAGACGGCTGGTCTTCCAGTTGTTCGTCTCGTAGTACGCGACGTGGTCGGCGGGGTGCGGGACGGTCACCTGGTAGAGGCGGCGCTGTACCTTCGACGGCCAGCCCGCGCTGAGGCCGGTCGCCGAGTACTTCGCCTCCTTGTCCTTGCCGCTGTTGCGGCTCTGGTTGGCGGAGATCACCAGGTAGCCGGCCGGGACGCCGATCAGCAGGACGATGATCAGCAGCGTGAGCGCGCGGCGTCTGGCCTTGTGCCGGCCGTCTTCGGCGGGGCGCCGCGGCTCGTCCGGCGGGCCGCCCTGGTGGGGCAGCGACGGGGTCATGCGCTGTCCCGGTCGCGGCGGGCCTGGGTGTACCGCTCGTAGCGCTCGTACCTCTCCACCCGGCGGCGCTTGGCGCGGCGGAACCGGCGGGCGACCAGCCGGGCCAGGTCTGCGGCACCGACCATGCCGGCCTCGGGACCGAGCTGGGCGCGGGTGATGCGGGCCTCGGGGCGGTAGCCGCGGCCGGTGAGATGGCGCTTGAAGGCGTCCCGGGCCGGGCCGATGAGCAGGTCGTCGGCCGCCGAGACCCCGCCGCCGATGACGAAGCAGGACGGGTCGAGGGCGGCGGCGAGGTTGGCGATACCGACGCCGAGCCACTGGCCGATGTCCTGGAGCAGCTCGATGCACATGGCGTCGCCCTCGCGGGCCAGCTCGGTGATCATCGGGCCGGTGATGTCGGCGATGTTGCCCTTGACGTGCTCGATGATGCCGTAGGCGACGGGCGAGTCGGCGACGGCCAGCTCCTTGGCCTCGCGGACGAGGGCGTTGCCGGAGCTGTACTGCTCCCAGCAGCCGCGGTTGCCGCACGGGCAGCGGTGCCCGCCGGGCACGACCTGCATATGGCCGAACTCGCCGGCGACGCCATACTTGCCGCGCTTGACCTGGCCGTCCTCCAGGATGGCGCCGCCGATGCCGGTGCCGAGCGTGATCATGACGAGGTGGTCCTCGCCACGCCCGGCGCCGAAGCGCCACTCCGCCCAGGCGGCGGTGTTGGCGTCGTTGTCCACCAGGACCGGCACGGAGAGGCGACCGCTCAGGCGGTCGCGCAGCGGTTCGTTGCGCCAGGACAGGTGGGGCGCGAACAGGACGCGGTTGCGGTCGGCGTCGACCCAGCCGGCCGCGCCGATGCCGACCGCGTGCACGTCGTGCCGGTCGGACAGGTCCAGGACCAGTTCGACGATGGTGTCCTCGACGACCTGGGGGCTCTTGGACTTGTCCGGGGTCTCCGCGCGGAGCTTCTCCAGGATGTTGCCGTCGGCGTCCACGACGCCCGCCATGACCTTGGTGCCGCCGATGTCGATCCCTACCGTGGGCACGCGGGGTGCGGTCAGGTGGGATCGGCGCTCGCGCGTGCCGACGGTTCGCAGGACCGGGGCTCGGCGGGAGCCGATGGGGGCGGTGAGGTCGCGGTAGGTGCTCATCGTTGGTCGATTCTGCCTCACCGTGGGTATGGGTGCCGTACGGGCCAGGGAAGGGGGGTGCGCGATCGTTGCCGGGTGACGGCGTGTGTTGTGGCTTGTCGCGCAGTTCCCCGCGCCCCTAGGTTCGCTGCAGTTCGTGGCGTAGAGCCTCGAGGTCGGAGCCGCCGGCCATCTGCTGGGTCAGCTCCTCCAGCGTGATCTCGTCCCGTGTGTATTTGCCCACCATTGTGCCGCGCCTCAGGAGTACGAAGCGGTCGCCGACCAAGTACGCGTGATGCGGGTTGTGGGTGATCAGAACAACGCCCAGGCCCTCGTCGCGTGCCGCGGCCACATATTTCAGGACCACACCGGACTGCTTGACGCCCAGTGCCGCCGTCGGCTCGTCCAGGACGAGGACCTTGGCGCCGAAATGGACCGCCCGGGCGATCGCCACACACTGGCGTTCGCCGCCGGAGAGGGTGCCGATGGGCTGGTCGACGTCGCGGAGGTCGATGCCCATGCGGAGCAGGGCATCGCGGGTGGTGCGGCGCATGAGGTCGGTGTCCAGGCGCTTGAAGGGGCCCTTGCCCTTGCGGGGCTCGGAGCCCAGGAAGAAGTTGCGCCAGACCGGCATGAGGGGGACCACCGCCAAGTCCTGGTAGACCGTGGCGATGCCGCGGTCCAGGGCCTCCCGCGGTGAGGAGAGGGTCGTCTCCTCACCCTCGATGCTCAGGGTGCCGCCGTCGTGCTGGTGCAGACCCGCGACGATCTTGATCAAGGTGGACTTGCCGGCTCCGTTGTCGCCGAGGACGCAGGTGATGTCGCCGGGGTGGACCTCCAGTGAGACGCCTTCGAGGGCGCGGACGGTGCCGTAGTGCTTGCTGACGCCGGTCAGCTTGACGAGAGTCATGTGGTCGCCTCCGCGCGCTTCTTGACCCAGGTGTTGAGCAGGGTCGCGAGGAGCAGCATCGCTCCGAGGAAGAACTTGAACCAGTCGGGGTTCCACTCGGCGAAGACGATGCCCTTGCTGGTCATGCCGAAGAGCAGGGCGCCCACGGCGGAGCCGATCGCGCTGCCGTAGCCGCCGGTGATCAGACAGCCGCCGATGACGGCCGCGATGATGTAGATCAGCTCGTTGCCGACGCCCTCGCCGGACTGGACGGAGTCGAACGAGAAGAGCAGGTGCTGGCCGGAGATCCAGGCGCCGAAGGCCACGCCCATGTAGAGACCGATCTTGGTCTTCGCGACCGGGACGCCGACCGCGCGGGCCGCGTCCTGGTTGCCGCCGACGGCGAAGATCCAGTTGCCGGCGCGGGTGCGCAGCAGGATCCAGGAGGCGAGGGCGACCAGGCCCAGCCACCACAGGATCGTGACCTTGAAGCCGACGCCGCCGATCGTGAGGGTGGAGGCGAAGACGTCGTGAGCGCTGGGGAAGCCCTCCATGTCGGCGATGGTCTTTGTGGAGACCGTTCCGTCGATCAGCTTGGTGAAGCCGAGGTTCATGCCGGTCAGCATCAGGAACGTGCCGAGCGTGACGATGAAGCTGGGCAGCTTGGTGCGCGTGAGCATGAAGCCGTTGAAGGCGCCGATGGCCAGCGTCACGAGGAGGGACACTCCTGCGCCGACCCAGGTGTTCGCCGTCATCTGGTAGCTGAACATCGAGGAGATCAGCGCCGAGGACGTCACGAGGACACCGGCC from Streptomyces roseochromogenus subsp. oscitans DS 12.976 encodes the following:
- a CDS encoding ABC transporter permease, encoding MSATIDKTADEKPGDEKPSNEKPSDERILQTSPLKKLLSRPELGSVVGALAVFVFFACAADGFLNAASLSTVLYASSTIGIMAVPVALLMIGGEFDLSAGVLVTSSALISSMFSYQMTANTWVGAGVSLLVTLAIGAFNGFMLTRTKLPSFIVTLGTFLMLTGMNLGFTKLIDGTVSTKTIADMEGFPSAHDVFASTLTIGGVGFKVTILWWLGLVALASWILLRTRAGNWIFAVGGNQDAARAVGVPVAKTKIGLYMGVAFGAWISGQHLLFSFDSVQSGEGVGNELIYIIAAVIGGCLITGGYGSAIGSAVGALLFGMTSKGIVFAEWNPDWFKFFLGAMLLLATLLNTWVKKRAEATT
- a CDS encoding ATP-binding cassette domain-containing protein, whose translation is MTLVKLTGVSKHYGTVRALEGVSLEVHPGDITCVLGDNGAGKSTLIKIVAGLHQHDGGTLSIEGEETTLSSPREALDRGIATVYQDLAVVPLMPVWRNFFLGSEPRKGKGPFKRLDTDLMRRTTRDALLRMGIDLRDVDQPIGTLSGGERQCVAIARAVHFGAKVLVLDEPTAALGVKQSGVVLKYVAAARDEGLGVVLITHNPHHAYLVGDRFVLLRRGTMVGKYTRDEITLEELTQQMAGGSDLEALRHELQRT
- a CDS encoding ROK family glucokinase, whose translation is MSTYRDLTAPIGSRRAPVLRTVGTRERRSHLTAPRVPTVGIDIGGTKVMAGVVDADGNILEKLRAETPDKSKSPQVVEDTIVELVLDLSDRHDVHAVGIGAAGWVDADRNRVLFAPHLSWRNEPLRDRLSGRLSVPVLVDNDANTAAWAEWRFGAGRGEDHLVMITLGTGIGGAILEDGQVKRGKYGVAGEFGHMQVVPGGHRCPCGNRGCWEQYSSGNALVREAKELAVADSPVAYGIIEHVKGNIADITGPMITELAREGDAMCIELLQDIGQWLGVGIANLAAALDPSCFVIGGGVSAADDLLIGPARDAFKRHLTGRGYRPEARITRAQLGPEAGMVGAADLARLVARRFRRAKRRRVERYERYERYTQARRDRDSA